A region of Domibacillus sp. DTU_2020_1001157_1_SI_ALB_TIR_016 DNA encodes the following proteins:
- a CDS encoding MerR family transcriptional regulator, whose protein sequence is MSFKNQAYKEIKAISIGVVSELTALSYRKIRYYEEQKLISPQKSKANTRKYSFSDIEKLIEISSKIKEGYLTKEIRKEMEQAERKAEAAYGLVDGLQ, encoded by the coding sequence ATGTCGTTTAAAAATCAAGCATACAAAGAGATAAAAGCAATCAGTATTGGTGTAGTAAGTGAATTAACAGCCCTATCCTATAGAAAGATCCGTTATTATGAAGAGCAAAAGTTAATCTCGCCTCAAAAATCAAAAGCAAATACCCGAAAATATTCGTTTTCAGATATCGAAAAATTAATCGAAATCTCCAGTAAAATTAAAGAAGGCTATTTAACGAAGGAAATCAGAAAAGAGATGGAGCAAGCTGAAAGAAAGGCAGAAGCTGCATACGGCCTTGTAGATGGACTACAATAA
- the hxlB gene encoding 6-phospho-3-hexuloisomerase codes for MQTTQYTAEILNELQRTAVLMNGDQTEQLVNGILEAKKVLVAGAGRSGFMAKSFAMRMMHMGLDPYVVGETVTPNLEDGDIFIVGSGSGETKSLVAMAEKAKSIGAVVAAITIAPNSTIGRLADVVVEIPAQTKSGEDTGNKSIQPMGSLFEQSLLLTYDSVILRLMERKGMNSETMYGRHANLE; via the coding sequence ATGCAGACAACTCAGTATACTGCAGAAATCTTAAATGAACTTCAGCGCACGGCTGTGTTAATGAATGGTGATCAAACAGAACAGCTGGTCAATGGCATTCTGGAAGCCAAGAAAGTGCTTGTCGCTGGTGCTGGACGCTCTGGATTTATGGCGAAATCGTTTGCCATGCGTATGATGCATATGGGACTCGATCCGTATGTAGTAGGGGAAACGGTCACACCGAACCTGGAGGACGGCGATATCTTTATTGTCGGCTCGGGCTCTGGTGAAACAAAAAGTCTTGTGGCGATGGCAGAAAAAGCAAAGTCCATTGGTGCAGTTGTAGCGGCCATTACCATCGCTCCAAATTCCACAATTGGCCGCCTTGCGGATGTTGTGGTAGAAATTCCAGCACAGACCAAATCAGGCGAAGACACCGGCAATAAATCGATTCAGCCGATGGGTTCCCTTTTTGAACAAAGCCTTTTGCTGACATATGATTCTGTTATCCTGCGGCTTATGGAGCGAAAAGGAATGAATTCAGAAACCATGTATGGCAGACATGCCAATCTTGAATAG
- the hxlA gene encoding 3-hexulose-6-phosphate synthase — protein sequence MKLQLALDLVNIPQAIELIKEVQEHVDVVEIGTPVVINEGLRAVKEVKDAFPNLTVLADLKIMDAAGYEVSQAAASGADIVTILGAAEDASIKGAVEEAKKQGKQILVDMIAVKDKQARVRELDEMGVDYICVHTGYDLQAVGQNSFEDLRTIKSVVKNAKTAIAGGIKMDTLSEVIAAQPDLIIVGGGITSQEDKKSAAAQMQNMIKEAVTV from the coding sequence ATGAAATTACAATTGGCATTAGATCTTGTAAACATTCCGCAGGCGATCGAACTAATCAAAGAAGTACAGGAACACGTAGACGTTGTAGAGATTGGAACACCAGTTGTCATCAATGAAGGTCTGCGCGCAGTAAAAGAAGTCAAAGATGCCTTTCCTAATTTGACGGTGCTGGCCGACTTGAAAATTATGGACGCAGCAGGCTATGAAGTATCCCAGGCCGCAGCTTCAGGCGCGGATATCGTAACCATTTTGGGCGCTGCAGAAGATGCATCCATTAAAGGAGCCGTAGAAGAAGCCAAAAAACAAGGCAAGCAGATTTTGGTTGATATGATTGCGGTAAAAGATAAACAAGCACGGGTGCGTGAACTGGATGAAATGGGTGTTGACTATATCTGTGTTCACACAGGCTATGACCTGCAGGCAGTTGGGCAAAATTCATTTGAAGACCTGCGTACGATTAAAAGTGTCGTAAAAAATGCCAAAACAGCCATTGCTGGCGGGATTAAAATGGATACTCTTTCCGAAGTGATTGCTGCGCAGCCGGATTTGATTATCGTCGGCGGCGGGATTACAAGCCAGGAGGATAAAAAATCTGCAGCTGCTCAAATGCAAAACATGATTAAAGAAGCGGTTACTGTGTAA
- a CDS encoding winged helix-turn-helix transcriptional regulator encodes MGHTCAKDFNCEKELTLHVIGGKWKMLILWHLGKEGTKRFNELKGLMPGITQRMLVNQLRELESDYIVHREVYPVVPPKVEYSLTDKGESLMPILESMYSWGRDYKSFIQKKLEDQNKPASSLD; translated from the coding sequence ATGGGACACACTTGCGCCAAAGATTTTAATTGTGAAAAAGAACTCACACTGCATGTAATCGGCGGAAAATGGAAGATGCTTATTTTATGGCATTTAGGTAAAGAAGGCACAAAACGATTTAACGAGCTAAAGGGATTAATGCCCGGTATCACCCAGCGTATGCTGGTGAATCAATTAAGGGAGTTAGAGTCCGACTATATTGTTCATCGTGAGGTATATCCTGTGGTGCCGCCTAAGGTGGAATATTCTTTAACCGATAAAGGAGAAAGTTTAATGCCGATTCTTGAATCCATGTACAGCTGGGGCAGGGATTATAAATCATTTATCCAGAAAAAGCTGGAAGATCAAAATAAGCCAGCATCTTCTTTGGACTAA
- the zwf gene encoding glucose-6-phosphate dehydrogenase, with protein sequence MSPMTFVLFGATGDLAKRKIFPALYNLFLDHKLPNTFSIIGLGRKESSDQDFQAHIERAVKTFSRRTVQDHAKLNEFLLYCHYQQLDGTKKEDYAALLKSVQKYEAELNLPENRLFYLSVSPEFYHDIASNIKESGLDAVQGWKRLIVEKPFGHDTISAQALNKTLSQTFKEEEIYRIDHYLGKPMVQGLESLEFANPILKAIWNNQYISNIQITASETVGVEERAAYYDQAGAIRDMVQNHLLQLVMMTAMHLTEKVSAKEVVEKKKEIMHALRPLQKEDVAVNVIRGQYGPGDILGEKVIAYNEEPGVDASSKNDTFIAARLWIDDDFWAGVPFYIRTGKRMKEKSTRIVIEFKNQPAKADADQKKTMPPNLLTIEINPCENVSLRLNMKNPLTNRIEPVSIDLSSGNENLPEAYELLLFDAIGGNSTFFAHWQEVELSWKWVQPILEAFEEDRVPLYTYPAGSMGPDASEELLETGGFHWWEPEKANW encoded by the coding sequence TTGAGCCCAATGACGTTTGTTTTGTTTGGGGCAACAGGGGATTTAGCCAAAAGAAAAATTTTCCCCGCACTGTACAATTTGTTTTTAGATCATAAGCTGCCAAATACTTTTTCGATTATTGGCTTAGGAAGAAAAGAAAGCTCTGATCAGGATTTTCAAGCTCATATAGAGAGAGCGGTCAAAACATTCTCGAGAAGAACTGTACAGGATCACGCTAAGTTAAACGAATTCCTGCTTTACTGCCATTATCAGCAGCTTGATGGAACGAAAAAAGAAGATTATGCTGCCTTGCTTAAAAGCGTTCAAAAGTATGAAGCGGAATTGAATCTGCCGGAAAATCGGCTGTTTTATTTGTCTGTATCGCCGGAATTCTATCATGATATTGCTTCAAACATTAAAGAAAGCGGGCTGGATGCTGTTCAGGGCTGGAAACGCCTTATTGTAGAAAAGCCTTTTGGCCATGACACCATTTCTGCGCAAGCATTAAACAAAACATTAAGCCAGACATTCAAAGAAGAAGAAATCTATCGAATTGATCACTATCTTGGAAAGCCAATGGTTCAAGGTCTTGAATCACTAGAATTTGCAAACCCAATCTTGAAAGCGATATGGAATAACCAATATATTTCGAATATTCAAATAACAGCTAGCGAAACGGTCGGGGTTGAAGAAAGAGCGGCCTATTATGATCAGGCAGGTGCTATCAGAGACATGGTTCAAAACCATCTATTGCAGCTTGTGATGATGACAGCCATGCATCTAACGGAAAAAGTAAGTGCAAAAGAAGTAGTCGAAAAGAAAAAAGAAATTATGCATGCTCTGCGGCCGCTGCAGAAGGAAGACGTAGCAGTTAATGTAATTCGAGGCCAGTATGGACCGGGAGACATACTTGGTGAAAAGGTGATCGCTTATAACGAAGAGCCAGGCGTCGATGCTTCATCGAAAAACGATACCTTTATTGCAGCCCGCTTATGGATTGATGATGACTTTTGGGCAGGCGTCCCTTTCTATATTCGAACTGGTAAAAGAATGAAAGAAAAATCAACAAGAATTGTGATTGAATTTAAAAATCAGCCAGCCAAAGCAGACGCGGATCAAAAGAAAACAATGCCGCCTAATCTTTTAACGATTGAAATCAATCCGTGTGAAAATGTTTCCTTACGTTTAAATATGAAAAATCCGCTGACAAACCGGATTGAACCTGTTTCTATTGATCTTTCATCGGGGAATGAAAATCTGCCGGAAGCGTATGAGCTGCTTCTATTTGATGCGATTGGGGGCAACTCCACATTTTTTGCCCATTGGCAGGAAGTCGAACTTTCCTGGAAGTGGGTTCAGCCTATATTGGAAGCATTTGAAGAAGATAGGGTTCCTTTGTACACGTATCCGGCTGGTTCGATGGGTCCAGATGCTTCAGAAGAGCTGCTGGAAACAGGCGGTTTTCATTGGTGGGAGCCGGAAAAAGCTAATTGGTAA
- the gnd gene encoding phosphogluconate dehydrogenase (NAD(+)-dependent, decarboxylating), which produces MRIGLVGLGKMGINLGQNLIDHDYEVAAFDLNPDATDEMRKYGANAFSSLQELAAFLPQPRILWLMVPHSAVDSVLGELTPLLSKGDIVIEAGNSHYKESIRRYDDLKTKGIYFIDVGTSGGTAGARHGACYMAGGDLEAWTIVEPIFRDTAVEKGFLYAGKAGSGHYLKMIHNGIEYGMMAAIGEGFEILEKSEFDYDYEKVASVWNHGSVIRSWLMELTENAFSKDAHLDEIKGVMHSSGEGKWTVEEALNLQTAAPVIAMSLLMRYRSLNHDTFTGKVVAALRNEFGGHAVEKVKV; this is translated from the coding sequence ATGAGAATAGGTTTAGTTGGTTTAGGAAAAATGGGGATAAATCTTGGCCAAAATCTTATTGATCATGATTATGAAGTCGCAGCATTTGATCTTAATCCGGATGCCACTGATGAAATGAGAAAGTACGGGGCTAATGCGTTTTCCAGCTTGCAGGAACTTGCAGCATTTCTACCCCAGCCCCGGATCCTCTGGCTCATGGTTCCACATTCAGCAGTCGATTCTGTTCTTGGCGAACTGACGCCGCTGCTAAGTAAAGGGGATATTGTGATCGAAGCGGGCAATTCCCATTATAAAGAATCGATTCGCCGCTACGATGATTTGAAAACAAAGGGTATTTATTTTATAGACGTCGGGACTTCCGGCGGTACGGCAGGAGCTCGTCATGGAGCCTGTTATATGGCAGGAGGAGATCTGGAGGCGTGGACAATAGTAGAGCCAATTTTTAGGGATACAGCCGTTGAGAAAGGCTTTTTATACGCAGGAAAAGCAGGTAGCGGCCACTACTTAAAAATGATTCACAACGGTATAGAATATGGCATGATGGCAGCGATTGGAGAAGGGTTTGAAATTCTCGAAAAAAGTGAATTCGATTATGATTATGAAAAGGTGGCGAGTGTATGGAACCATGGGTCTGTGATTCGTTCCTGGCTGATGGAATTAACCGAAAATGCTTTTTCGAAAGATGCCCATTTGGATGAAATAAAAGGCGTTATGCATTCCTCGGGTGAAGGAAAATGGACGGTGGAAGAAGCGCTTAATCTGCAAACGGCTGCACCTGTCATTGCCATGTCTTTACTCATGCGCTACCGATCTTTAAACCATGACACCTTCACAGGAAAGGTAGTAGCAGCTCTTCGTAATGAATTCGGCGGCCATGCGGTAGAAAAAGTAAAAGTGTAA
- a CDS encoding IclR family transcriptional regulator, with the protein MIRKSAMLLHALRSADYMEKEEWSATEMGCRLNMSVQTVHRLLSSLEEYGFVAKNPETKKFRLGLSLLKLGMSIKENSSIRNSAILAMEKLMSQTKEKVYLTVPEGNEGVFIDCVQPGFTALDEYIGVRSPLSLGAANKVMLAHESRENRQKIMQNLYKKGEIIDLKQLEKNINIIAKCGVSICFEEIKEGNTEIAAPIFSWDNRVAASISVISPSSRLDEQEIYMTIQYVQDAAEEASRNLGWRAKEYKVYSI; encoded by the coding sequence GTGATTCGAAAATCTGCTATGCTGCTTCATGCGCTTCGTTCCGCAGATTATATGGAGAAGGAAGAATGGAGCGCCACCGAAATGGGCTGCAGGCTTAATATGAGTGTTCAAACTGTACACCGATTGCTTTCCTCTTTAGAAGAGTATGGCTTTGTCGCGAAAAACCCAGAGACAAAAAAATTTAGATTAGGTCTCTCCCTGTTAAAGCTAGGAATGTCTATCAAAGAAAATTCGTCTATTAGAAATAGTGCGATTTTAGCTATGGAAAAATTAATGAGCCAGACAAAGGAAAAGGTATATTTAACAGTTCCTGAAGGTAATGAAGGAGTTTTTATTGACTGTGTTCAGCCAGGCTTCACAGCGCTTGATGAGTATATTGGCGTAAGAAGTCCTTTAAGCCTGGGGGCTGCCAATAAAGTAATGTTAGCTCATGAAAGCAGAGAAAATCGTCAAAAAATCATGCAGAACCTATACAAAAAGGGAGAAATCATTGATTTAAAACAATTGGAAAAAAACATAAACATCATAGCCAAATGTGGTGTCTCTATATGTTTTGAAGAAATAAAAGAAGGAAATACAGAGATCGCTGCACCTATTTTTTCCTGGGATAATCGTGTTGCTGCGTCTATAAGCGTGATAAGTCCATCATCTAGGTTAGATGAACAAGAAATTTATATGACTATACAGTATGTTCAAGATGCTGCAGAGGAAGCTTCGAGAAATTTAGGGTGGAGAGCAAAAGAATATAAAGTTTATTCTATTTAA
- a CDS encoding cupin domain-containing protein, with protein MSKETLIKTEFNYLNEKPGVQLIKAGTYQKKELNSLLGISALKSQIIDVPVCTNERALSMGYFSMQPSEEFEFTYTYLEMKTVIKGKIVVRDERGTKFVAEAGDVLIFSPETTVVFDKESDGEAIYTAHRLPEPLFM; from the coding sequence ATGAGTAAAGAAACATTGATCAAAACAGAGTTTAACTATTTAAACGAAAAACCGGGTGTACAGCTGATAAAAGCTGGTACGTATCAAAAAAAAGAATTAAACAGCCTCCTTGGAATTTCAGCGTTAAAAAGTCAAATTATTGATGTTCCGGTTTGTACGAATGAGCGAGCACTGTCAATGGGTTACTTTTCAATGCAGCCTTCAGAAGAATTTGAATTTACTTATACGTACCTGGAAATGAAAACAGTCATTAAAGGGAAAATCGTGGTCCGGGATGAGCGGGGAACCAAATTTGTAGCTGAAGCCGGCGATGTATTGATTTTTTCGCCTGAAACTACCGTTGTGTTTGATAAAGAAAGTGACGGAGAAGCCATTTATACAGCTCACCGTTTGCCTGAACCCTTATTTATGTAG
- a CDS encoding acyl-CoA dehydrogenase family protein: MTINQAVVDEGIMQIPSWWKCPPGYEELQTKAHEIGKTELLPRTSLSDQESRYPRESLKAIAQAGYGAVTIPAQEGGIGAGYMGFAVLAESFAHYCSSSTMCWVMHTAAVQTLYSAGSPEQRQRFIPGVLSGEVGALAFSEPATGSHFWNVVSSAPRSGEGYLLNASKSFVTSGGEADWYVVCTNYPDSIETDKLMFLLVEKNQEGVESFPFSAMGLRGNSSGPMKFTNVFVPAENRLGSEGGMNSYNDNVIDPLFLLGTSACWIGIAQGALNAAIDSAKKKVHQDTGKSVSGYQVIRHELAKAQILIDSARNMLYRTAQGMDECSEKGLALSSCLYPLWELKTHAADIVIQVTNQALQVSGGRGYLTGQVEKYLRDGRAGALMGPTNEILREWVGRTLVEVPWFE, translated from the coding sequence ATGACAATTAATCAAGCGGTCGTAGATGAAGGAATCATGCAAATCCCAAGCTGGTGGAAGTGTCCGCCTGGATATGAGGAACTGCAAACAAAGGCTCATGAAATTGGAAAAACAGAGCTGCTTCCACGTACTTCTCTTTCTGATCAGGAAAGTCGGTATCCGCGTGAAAGCCTTAAAGCCATTGCACAAGCCGGCTATGGAGCCGTTACGATCCCTGCGCAAGAAGGAGGCATCGGCGCAGGATATATGGGTTTTGCTGTATTGGCAGAAAGTTTTGCTCATTACTGTTCGTCTTCCACAATGTGCTGGGTCATGCATACGGCTGCAGTGCAGACGCTATATTCAGCAGGCTCACCTGAACAGCGCCAGCGTTTTATACCAGGTGTATTAAGCGGAGAGGTTGGTGCGCTTGCCTTTAGTGAGCCGGCAACAGGAAGCCATTTCTGGAATGTGGTAAGTTCAGCTCCCAGAAGCGGCGAGGGCTATCTTTTAAACGCCAGCAAGTCTTTTGTGACAAGCGGCGGCGAGGCAGACTGGTATGTCGTCTGTACAAACTATCCTGACAGTATTGAAACAGATAAACTTATGTTTTTACTCGTAGAAAAAAACCAGGAAGGTGTTGAAAGCTTCCCGTTTTCTGCAATGGGACTGCGCGGCAATTCAAGCGGTCCTATGAAGTTTACGAATGTGTTTGTTCCTGCTGAAAACCGCCTCGGCAGTGAAGGCGGCATGAATTCCTATAATGATAATGTCATTGATCCATTGTTTTTGCTAGGAACCAGTGCCTGCTGGATTGGGATTGCCCAAGGAGCACTTAATGCAGCTATTGACAGTGCAAAGAAAAAAGTTCACCAGGATACTGGAAAGTCTGTTTCTGGTTATCAGGTTATTCGTCATGAATTAGCAAAAGCACAGATCTTAATTGACAGCGCTAGAAACATGCTGTACCGCACAGCCCAGGGAATGGATGAATGCAGCGAAAAAGGGCTTGCTTTATCAAGTTGCCTTTACCCTTTATGGGAACTGAAAACACATGCAGCGGATATTGTTATTCAAGTAACCAATCAAGCATTACAGGTATCGGGTGGCAGGGGCTATCTGACAGGGCAGGTAGAAAAGTACCTTCGTGATGGCCGGGCTGGAGCACTAATGGGCCCAACCAATGAAATCCTGCGAGAATGGGTTGGCCGCACCTTGGTTGAAGTTCCGTGGTTTGAATAA
- a CDS encoding ammonium transporter, with amino-acid sequence MDTGDTAWILSANAIVVFMLIPGLALFYGGLMSNRNVLSTMMYSFSSLLVVSIVWVLWGYSLTFGTDIGGLIGGMDYLGFKNVGEEAAFGTLTIPHYLYAVFQTCFAAITVAIVSGGIAGRISFPAWILFCILWPTAVYAPIAHWAWGGGWLSKIGELDFAGGTVVHILAGVSALVAALMIGPRRLKNEESPHNIVYFLIGAATLWFGWLAFNGGSALAAGGLASLAFMNTHIAACAGGIGWLVIEWAIRKRPTLVGTMTGAIAGLVAITPAAGYVTVLSAALIGLLSGPIGYYAIHFIKTRFKYDDTLDAFGIHGICGIWGAMATGIFATKEVNEAGNNGLLYGNPEQLVSQAIGVGVTVLLAVIGTYVVLQVIRLFVPLRVSEEDEILGLDLSIHDESAYLKEEEVPPGRIQMENS; translated from the coding sequence ATCGATACAGGAGATACTGCTTGGATTTTATCTGCGAATGCTATCGTTGTCTTTATGCTTATTCCCGGGCTGGCCCTTTTTTATGGCGGGCTGATGAGTAATAGAAACGTTCTTTCTACGATGATGTACAGCTTTTCCAGTCTTCTTGTTGTAAGTATCGTTTGGGTATTATGGGGATACAGTCTTACTTTTGGTACTGATATTGGAGGACTTATTGGAGGCATGGATTATCTAGGGTTTAAAAATGTAGGGGAAGAAGCTGCATTTGGTACCTTAACCATTCCGCATTATCTTTATGCTGTTTTCCAAACTTGCTTTGCAGCCATTACTGTAGCCATTGTTTCCGGGGGAATAGCAGGCCGCATCTCTTTTCCTGCTTGGATTCTTTTTTGTATTCTATGGCCTACTGCAGTCTATGCTCCAATAGCGCACTGGGCATGGGGAGGGGGCTGGCTTTCAAAAATAGGGGAGCTTGATTTTGCTGGGGGAACAGTTGTTCACATCCTGGCAGGTGTGAGTGCCCTAGTGGCTGCTCTCATGATTGGACCGAGACGTTTAAAAAATGAAGAATCACCGCACAACATTGTGTATTTTTTAATTGGGGCAGCTACTCTTTGGTTTGGCTGGCTGGCTTTTAATGGCGGCAGTGCCCTGGCAGCTGGCGGATTAGCTTCTCTCGCTTTTATGAATACACACATTGCGGCATGCGCAGGAGGGATCGGCTGGCTTGTAATTGAATGGGCAATTAGAAAACGTCCGACACTAGTAGGAACGATGACTGGAGCGATTGCAGGACTAGTGGCTATAACTCCAGCTGCGGGTTATGTGACGGTTTTGTCCGCTGCTCTTATTGGCCTGCTGTCAGGTCCAATTGGATATTACGCTATTCACTTTATCAAAACACGGTTTAAATATGACGATACGTTAGATGCTTTTGGAATCCATGGAATTTGCGGGATTTGGGGCGCTATGGCTACCGGAATTTTTGCTACAAAAGAAGTAAATGAAGCCGGAAACAATGGCTTGTTGTACGGCAACCCTGAACAGTTGGTGAGCCAGGCTATTGGAGTAGGGGTTACAGTTCTGCTTGCTGTTATTGGAACGTATGTAGTGTTACAGGTGATACGTTTGTTTGTTCCGTTGCGTGTAAGTGAAGAAGATGAAATTCTTGGACTTGATTTAAGTATTCATGACGAGTCAGCGTATCTGAAAGAAGAAGAGGTTCCGCCTGGGCGAATTCAAATGGAAAACTCTTAA
- a CDS encoding FAD synthetase family protein, giving the protein METIYLCHTDAPQYISDEPVVMALGFFDGVHAGHQRLTQTARKIAKEKRMKLAVMTFYPHPSEVIQGLEPIKYLSPLSVKQKKFEKLGVEKLFVVKFDRIFSRLSPEEFIKQYIVGIKCKHVVAGFDFTYGYKGTGNAIKMKEEASGGKFDVSIVPKEERNGLKVSSTLIRRFISTGSVHVIPNYLGDYYEVMGKVEQEMIEREESLLYKISTNKKYILPETGVYQIEVESDNKRLQGICLKIDQCDEKNILTVKLLHYLENKKEEHIQIRWLKKIAADQSISNHVQEQTIFI; this is encoded by the coding sequence GTGGAAACGATCTATCTTTGTCACACAGATGCTCCACAGTATATTTCAGACGAGCCTGTTGTTATGGCGTTAGGTTTCTTTGATGGAGTGCATGCCGGCCATCAGCGTTTAACTCAAACTGCAAGAAAAATAGCAAAAGAAAAAAGAATGAAATTGGCTGTTATGACTTTCTATCCTCATCCTAGTGAAGTGATCCAGGGTTTAGAACCTATTAAATACTTATCACCCCTTTCAGTAAAACAGAAGAAATTTGAAAAACTGGGTGTAGAAAAATTATTTGTGGTGAAGTTTGATCGGATTTTTTCTAGGCTTTCCCCTGAAGAATTTATTAAACAATATATTGTAGGAATAAAATGTAAGCATGTAGTAGCAGGATTTGACTTTACCTATGGCTACAAAGGAACTGGAAATGCGATAAAGATGAAGGAAGAAGCATCAGGTGGAAAATTTGATGTATCCATTGTACCGAAAGAAGAACGGAACGGGTTAAAAGTCAGTTCTACCCTCATTCGTCGTTTTATTTCAACGGGCAGTGTTCATGTAATTCCGAACTACCTTGGTGATTATTATGAAGTCATGGGTAAGGTCGAACAAGAAATGATTGAGAGAGAAGAAAGCCTTCTCTATAAAATTTCCACAAATAAAAAATACATCCTTCCAGAAACCGGTGTATATCAAATTGAGGTTGAAAGTGACAACAAACGATTACAAGGCATTTGCCTAAAAATTGACCAATGTGATGAAAAAAATATATTAACCGTTAAGCTGCTTCATTATCTTGAAAATAAAAAAGAAGAACATATTCAAATTAGATGGTTGAAAAAAATAGCTGCTGATCAGTCCATTTCAAATCATGTGCAAGAGCAAACAATATTCATTTAA
- the ssuE gene encoding NADPH-dependent FMN reductase → MKKVTILSGSPSTISKLNEVLKYMVIQLEQREVQVEFVSVCDLPAEDLLHARYESDSIQTVNALLAESDAVIVGTPVYKGSYSGILKTYLDLLPQKGLENKLLLPVAVGGTMAHLLMLEYNLKPLLSVLGATRIEKGLFIQDTQIIWNEQKQGVISEEIIARLTACINQFSNKLMKDEAVCSIEVS, encoded by the coding sequence ATGAAAAAAGTGACAATTTTATCGGGTAGTCCATCTACGATCTCCAAACTAAATGAGGTTTTGAAATACATGGTAATCCAGTTAGAACAAAGGGAAGTCCAGGTGGAATTTGTTTCAGTTTGTGATTTGCCAGCAGAAGATCTACTACACGCACGGTATGAAAGCGATAGTATTCAAACAGTGAATGCTCTGCTGGCAGAATCTGATGCGGTCATTGTTGGAACTCCTGTTTATAAAGGTTCATACAGCGGGATCTTAAAGACGTATTTGGATTTGCTGCCGCAAAAAGGTCTGGAAAACAAACTTCTTTTACCAGTAGCTGTCGGAGGGACCATGGCTCATCTTTTAATGCTGGAATACAACCTTAAACCCTTGTTGTCGGTGCTTGGTGCAACTCGGATAGAAAAAGGCCTTTTCATTCAGGACACACAGATTATTTGGAATGAGCAAAAGCAAGGAGTAATTTCGGAAGAGATTATAGCTCGATTAACTGCGTGTATTAATCAATTTTCAAACAAATTAATGAAAGACGAAGCAGTTTGCTCCATTGAGGTGAGCTAG
- a CDS encoding cupin domain-containing protein, with translation MYEVKKMSENTMIQTAYTFLSQKPGVQLIKAGTYKKKELNDALNIPALKSQIIDVPITDKENAVQLGYFSMQPSEEFEFTYTYLEIKVVINGKIIVRDDQGTKYIAEAGDVLVFTPDTTVVFDKESDGEAIYTGHRLPEPMFM, from the coding sequence ATTTATGAGGTGAAGAAAATGAGCGAAAACACAATGATCCAAACAGCGTACACTTTTTTAAGTCAAAAACCAGGTGTTCAGTTAATTAAAGCCGGAACGTATAAAAAGAAAGAATTGAATGACGCACTAAATATACCTGCATTAAAAAGTCAAATTATTGACGTCCCTATTACAGACAAGGAAAATGCCGTGCAATTGGGCTATTTCTCTATGCAGCCATCCGAAGAATTTGAATTTACTTATACGTACCTGGAAATCAAAGTCGTTATTAATGGAAAAATTATTGTGCGGGATGATCAGGGCACCAAATACATAGCCGAAGCTGGTGATGTATTAGTATTTACTCCTGACACAACCGTTGTGTTTGATAAAGAAAGTGATGGAGAGGCTATTTACACAGGGCACCGTCTTCCAGAACCCATGTTTATGTAG